The stretch of DNA CTCTTGCTGATATCCGAATCTCTCTTGCTAACCAGCTGCATATTAGACACATAGGAGTTCAAGACAAGTATCTGGGGCTACTTTCTGTTGTCCAACGCTCTAAAAAGACTACTTTTGGGCTGATTAAAGAGAAAGTTAGCAAGAAAgtgcaagggtaaaaaagacgTCTTTTATCATCAGTTGAAAGACATGTACTTATCAAGGCAGTGGGAGAAGCAGTGCCTATTTATTCGTTATGTTGGTTCAAGCTCCCAGATACTCTTATTAAAGAGATTCACAGTATTTTAGCTCAATTTTGGCGAGGTTAAAAGGGTTCAGAACGAAAAATGACTTGGGTTAGCTGGGATACTATGATGGGAGCTAAGAAAGAAGGTGGTTTGGGGTTTAAAGATTTAGAAGTTTAGAACCTAGCTCTATTGGCAAAATCGTGTTGGAGAATAGTCAAACAACCTCAATCTTTACTAGCCAGAATgctcaaagaaaaatattttagacaCAGTAATGTAATGCAAGTTGAGATCGAAATATTACCTTCTTGGGGGTGGCAGAGTGTTCTTGAAGGTCGAAAAGTGATAGAGAAGGGTCTCCGCTGAAAAGTTGGAACCGGTGATAACATCAAAATTTTTGGAGATCTTTGGATTTTTCCTCCATATCCATACTATGTTCTTCTTTTTGAAGCTAATTCTATTCCAACTCATCCTCTTTTTCGGGTCCGTGATTTGATGTTACTCGGCAAAATATGGAACCAAAATTTAATTGAACATAATTTTTCAGAAGCTCGATGAGACAAATAATTCTTGCAACCAATATTGGTGATGGAGAAGATGAGATCATTTGGTCTTTtaataagaatgaaaaatatCATGTGTCTTCAGGATACCAAATAGCTTACATTTTCCACCATTTACCCATAGACCTGCTGTGCCCTATGGAAGATGGGTCTTCcccaaaaaattcaatttttcttaTGAAGATCCTTTCATGGCTCAATCCCGATAATGCAAGCCCTCCACCATCGAATAACCTCTATCCATCCTATGTGCCGGCGCTGCAATAAAGaagaagagttcataaattattgttttttcGATGTccaatttcaaaagaaatatggaaaaaatataatttacagGAGGTCCTTAATGCTGGAGAAAAGGAACACTTTCATCAAGTTTGGAACCACCTCAAATTGTTTTTTTAGTTAAGGGTTAATGGTGCTCACTTCCTCCATCTTTTGGCTATTGTGCGCTGGTACGTCTTGAATGCTCGTAATCGCTATGTATTTGAGAAAGAATCTCCATCATTGGACTCCATTACTGCATCTGCATTAAAATTCTTCAAAAACTTACTGCAATCTCACGTTGAAGtgctattttctattttaaattaaatattattattgtactCTTTTGAGTACGTTTGGGAGAACCCCAATTCTATTTGTACTAGCCTAATAGTTGGACTTTTTTTTGCAATTCTATTCctaatgaataaaattttttgcctttggaataaaaaaaacttcaataattaattaaggatGTTTGAATAGATTTAtaagtgatttttttattatttaacttacGAGAAATTATAGTATTAatgtttgatataatttttaaaattaatttatgaatttttaaaaaattatttaaaatgtttataaaaaaaatttaaaaaaatgattttttctataatatttttttttgtattactctcgttttaaaataaatatttttatgattaaaaaattaaacataaaataatttatttataaattatttataatataaattcttATGAGTTAAACTTTTTTTCTGGAagaacttaattaaattatttatccaaATACACAACTTCATAAAATCTCGGATCTTAATTTTGAAGCCACTTTTAGAATTGATTTTTGTGGTAAGTCTTCAACTTCAAATTCACCTAGTCCTTCcgattttaacaaattttttttccaaattttggAGAAGCAAATAATTCTCACTTTGTCCCCAAAATTGTGATTAGAGGAGGCAGATTATTCAAGGTTGCATCTAGACTTCAAAGTAAGAAAAGGCAGAGCTAGAGAGAAGTagtggaagaagaaaataatgaagaagaagaaccataTTAATAGAGTAGATACTAGAGATCAGGATCGGAATAAGGAAAGCGGTTAATTCGGGTAACAACACATAATTTAGTTAGATTGCATAGTTACGTTATCAAGAAATCAATTTTGTTGTAAaccatagaaaaaaaaagtaaattaataaagggagaaaataagattttagttatcattataataaaaaaaagtagagTTCACATATGATGTAGAagttacaaaattaataataattaaactctCATCTTTTATTTTAGAGGATCATATTtcttaaatttgtatttttggaAGCATAGTAGGTTATTCTCTAGTTCATTCTTGCTAAATTTGTGAGCTACAACAACGGCTAATTAATAAAGGAAGAACCAATGTAtataccaaaaagaaaaaaaaaccacTAATTTGTGTTTTGGACCTTTCTGCCTAGGACATTTAGTTctttgtataaaattattagcATCTATGAGAAGCTAAaaaaagcttttttttttattccgagctaaaattaaagcaaaaatgcatgatattattttttataaaatcaaaatataattttaatatgcaTACTTGTGATCTATCATATATTAACATCCACAGGGATATAAAATACAATACAACACATGGCATcagatatatttaatttttaggataaaatacagtttttattcttaaaattttttaaatttaaaaaaaaatcaattttaatttgttttaactttgtctctaatattttaagtatgtttaattatatctttaagaaattaatatatattcatTACTACTAGTATTAGCATTTTTGGAACTTATTAGCACTATATCTAAATGATGTTTATAAAGTGTCaacaaatttagaaaaaaaataattagttaaattaataaataaagatgtgtatatatatatgacatGTGTCGTATAAGTGTGAGAAACTGACACATCGGTTAGTTACAGTGTTCGTGTTTCATAAACCAGCTAAGACAttgttattttataaaatatagcaaaattaattaaaacatatagGAACCGAAAATTAAAATGTTGTAGTTGATAATGAATATAAATCCATGAATTTTTCCACAGCTAAAAGCATGGCCTTAACTTGTAGGAAAAGTATAACAAAGTAGCAAGTGAGATTTAATTAGGTTTGATTTATTGAACTCAAAGGAGAGAAAAGTTGGTGGCTTGTACCTCAACTGCTGCATCCTTAATTTGATAGTCTTCttatatatcactttttttattttgtcacaaATTTGTAACCGCCACTAACAGCAAATTAAACCCATTGGCttgtttaattaattatctttgtACTTCTTTTTGGATAGGAATATTCATACACATGTTCATTTTTCTAAGTTGATTAAGAAAAGTGATTAATATGGGCTAATTAATGGTAGGTAATGTTAGTTGCTATAGGAATTGGAATTAGCATGTTATACGTAGCAACTAACTATGATGGTAAAGTATAGTGCTAACACAACATTGGCTATATAACTTGCTCTAATTAATTCAAACCATATTCTCAAAGCTTCTTCGGTAATTATGGCATTTGAACTTAGTTTTAGACGCTGGATTTTAACTTTTGCTTTGTTTTATGTTTGTCTATTTTGGAAATTAGGTAtgattaggattttatttttcaatttaattattttgaggacaaaatttGTTAGTGCTTTGGATTTTATCACATATTGAGTCTTCATTTGATAGGAAATGCTGATTATGGTGATGATCAACCTGGGAACCAGATAGGTTCTGGATTTGGTGGTGCTGGAGTTGGAATTGGCAGCAATGCCGCCGGGGCTGGGGTAGGTGGAGGTGGAAGTAGTGGGGGATTTGGCGGTGGTGGAGGTGGAGGAGGAGCTGGGGGTGGTGGATTTGGTGACCCTACTCAAATTGTCTCCAAAGCCTTACTTTGTTTCAATGATAAATATGTGAGTATCATACATATTACCCacaagatttttcttttttgttatctATGTGAAATAGCCTCTTTTAATTGAATTGTTCCTTttctatataataaaaattgacaTTTGTATGCATGATTTgacatatttgattaaattattatctaaccATTCTTAACTAGCAACTTTACATAAAAACAACTTCATGTGAATTTCCACCGTCAAAGTATTAATAACCAAGTTACTAATGACATATTAACAATTACAATTTTTATCCATGTGTACTAGACATTATTGAAAACAGAGGCAAATTTAATTGTGATGATTGCATTGTGCTTGATTCAGATTTATACAAGTTGTGAAGAGTCATATAGATTGAGTGAGAAAGGGGACTTGAACGTACCAAGTGAGAAAACGGATGAGTTTTGTGAAGGGCCATGTTTGACTGAGACTGACTTGGTCCTTAGTTGTCTTGACAACATCTTCAGCCACttcatattttataacaaaGCAACCATACAAGACATCaaacaaacaattcaatctgCCTGTGGCTATGGCCCTCAAAGAggtaataactaataactaCCACTCTTTCGTACATAGCGCAAATCAATTTTCGATTAAATAGTCAtcttaaaattcaaaacatttcGATTTTCATAAAATGAACCTCACAATATCAAATTTGTTTCACAAAATGACCTAAATGTTCAGAgcgataaattttttaaaaaacaaatattgaAGTCTGTTTCGTATGCAACGGTTTTACTATTACTAGTGTATTAAGAGGAACATGTTTATTAATCCATCTTTTTATTAATCCACTTGCATTGACATTGAAGCAGGTGACTTTAATGTTGCTGAGCACATCCAGGCTGAAGGAAACAGAGGTTTGAAGGGTACTAAAACTAGCAATGTTCTAATGGGGCTTGCTTTGATCCTTATGGGGCCTGCTCTGTTACTCTAATCATAATTTAATAGTGCTAATCATTTGTACTTTCAGTTTGATTTGTACTAAGTTAGTATAATATGATTTCACTGCTTATGCAAGTGAGTGTGAGAGTGTTTTAAACTTTGCAGTCATAATGTATCTGTGGATCACATTCATGAATCATGCATGATATGtacagatttttattttttcttttgttatattaaatttgaggaatgaattattatattatattgcaAATTACCCAATTTCGATCTTTTAGTTTAATACATGTGAATTAACCAATTAACTATTGATATGACATGTGAGGTTATTCAAGCTTCACTTGGAATTGTGTTTAGTGGATAagaggataaaacaaaattatataattttaaaaaaaacatgGGGCATTCCGAGAATCGAACTCGGGACCTCTCGCACCCAAAGCGAGAATCATACCACTAGACCAAATGCCCTTATTTGAAAGTCGAGTGTTCATTAACaattttaacaaataattatGCATCACGTTTTGAAAAATCAACAGCAAATGCAATGACTGATAATAAGTTTAGCAAGGTCAGTTTAGATAAACAATTTAAGTAAATTCTTTTGAAAAAGGAGTTTagacataaaattttatattaaaattaatttataagttataataatttttaataaagcaGCATTTTACATGAAAAATTACATGTGAATTAATAAcatatactaatttaaaaaacacTAATACGTGGACTATTTGATATTTTGTATATGTAATTTCAAATATTCAATCTTTTTATCTCctgtaaattttttgtttaacaaTAAACTTCAATGATAGAGATCATAGCAACTCAAAATCAAAGAATTATCAAGATTCTATTAACCAAATTAAACAGAATTAATTACAAAATgagaaaattttgttttgtcaaTTAGAATAAAACTCATTCCTctcatgtatatatatagttgCTTAGCTAAGAATGTAAACACAACTTGAGTTCTGTAATCATTCTTCATTTCCATTAATATTAGAATCCATTCAATATCTTCCCTTatcttcttctctaatttcTGTTTCTTCGCGCAAAATAACAATGGGTAAATATCtttcacaaagaaaaaaaaatgatttattctactaataaattaaatgttgtttgctcaataataaatataagaaaaatttcATTTGgagtatttatattaatttttacgaAATCAAAAAATGTTGACACCAACATGATTGAAGTAactcaatatttatttaatttttccaaaataaaataggTTTTCTTGCGGAAGTAAGAAACTAAATCATCCCCTATTTGTTAATCAGATTTACCTCTATTGGAGTTTGGCACAAGTGCTCATACTTCATTCTTTTTTAAACTAATGcagtttttcttttattgtgttGACTCAAGATAAATCTCTTAGAACTTCATTCACATTTTGTGATTCGATttaagaaataaatataaaattattctgtttcaatcttttTCTACTTGAGGATCTAATAGTGACACCTTATGACGGATCtccaataataaattctaataaattcTTGTTGATAATTCTTTaagaattttcattttcttagtCTAAAAGTCCTAAAATTAGGTTCAAATAGAGTTTGGTTTGCTTGGCTGTCAGTTCCAGAATTTTTTGCAATTTCAAGAGATAAAACAGAATTATCTTCTACAGAATTTATTGTCATGGTAGGTTGAACATTCTGCTGCAGATCTGAATCTATTTGAACTTGATTCTCATTCTTGAAATAACATTAAAATCACAAAAAG from Arachis duranensis cultivar V14167 chromosome 4, aradu.V14167.gnm2.J7QH, whole genome shotgun sequence encodes:
- the LOC107483489 gene encoding uncharacterized protein LOC107483489, which encodes MAFELSFRRWILTFALFYVCLFWKLGNADYGDDQPGNQIGSGFGGAGVGIGSNAAGAGVGGGGSSGGFGGGGGGGGAGGGGFGDPTQIVSKALLCFNDKYIYTSCEESYRLSEKGDLNVPSEKTDEFCEGPCLTETDLVLSCLDNIFSHFIFYNKATIQDIKQTIQSACGYGPQRGDFNVAEHIQAEGNRGLKGTKTSNVLMGLALILMGPALLL